From one Melopsittacus undulatus isolate bMelUnd1 chromosome 16, bMelUnd1.mat.Z, whole genome shotgun sequence genomic stretch:
- the LOC101871048 gene encoding interleukin-20 codes for MCIFISITIVLLREDNEAILSSLSRSVLASCSSMKGSHLFLCLFSVSCWLNLMPTAGNRIFHFGHCRVSMSMTEIRLGFTAIKANIQARDPIRTLSILSHPHSLHKVKSSDRCCITHHLFNFYVDKVFKHCKTEDSYINRKISSIANSFLSMKRTLRQCHEQNKCMCGEESTEKFKQILANYDRLNVTSAAMKSLGELDILLGWMEKSQRAEGVNTPPTAGAKEAAGTLHTPVVSRKTMCCTTAESH; via the exons ATGTGCATTTTCATAAGCATCACAATTGTGTTACTTAGGGAAGATAATGAGGCAATATTGTCTTCCTTGAGCAGGTCTGTACTggcatcctgcagcagcatgaAGGGATCCCACTTGTTCCTCTGCCTGTTCTCCGTGTCGTGCTGGTTGAATCTGATGCCAACAGCTGGGAACAGAATCTTCCACTTTGGACACTGCAGGGTTTCAATGAGCATGACTGAGATCAGGCTTGGCTTCACTGCAATTAAAGCCAACATT CAAGCCAGAGACCCCATCAGGACCCTGAGCATTTTGTCCCACCCACACTCTCTGCACAAGGTTAAG TCTTCAGATAGATGCTGCATCACCCATCACCTCTTCAACTTCTACGTGGACAAAGTCTTCAAGCACTGCAAGACCGAGGATTCATACATCAACCGAAAGATCAGCAGCATAGCCAACTCCTTCCTCAGCATGAAGAGGACACTCAGGCAATGT CATGAGCAAAACAAATGCATGTGTGGAGAGGAATCCACCGAGAAATTTAAGCAAATACTTGCAAATTATGACAGG CTAAATGTCACATCTGCAGCAATGAAATCCCTGGGTGAGCTGGACATCCTACTAGGTTGGATGGAGAAGTCTCAGAGAGCAGAAGGTGTTAACACCCCACCAACAGCCGGGGCTAAGGAAGCTGCTGGCACATTGCACACACCAGTGGTGAGCAGGAAGACAATGTGCTGTACCACTGCAGAATCCCACTGA
- the LOC101870871 gene encoding polymeric immunoglobulin receptor, which produces MISLAFILLLAFLSAESARSRYPPKSSSSPVFGPQQVYGLLNGSVTVTCFYPPTRVNRHDRKYWCKETVRGCFTVTSTTGYTAPHYQGRASITDNPQEENFQISFSKLTMEDTGTYQCGIGVNNRRLSHKVNLDVSQDSHIPEGAELFYVKLHSTLTMTCSFGSDYDSERKFLCKMGKTGCIDIIDSYGKVDEDYTGRALLSNTLDPGSFSIMITQMSWEDSGLYLCGVGVYGKNGETKELDVHVYEETSVPQGKPTVFGVKGSSATFECRYKPREHSSVSYWCKWRQNGCYRIIDNTGYVSGLYEGRVVMYDNPDNQTITIILNQLKDSDEGYYWCMTDEEEEQKSSTELKIVEGEPALQGKKDIEAQEGSQLNLTCSYPCRYYSYQKYWCKWSSTSCTPLLASDQRQPGPGVTCDTDDKTVILSFDSVAKSDQGWYWCGVKRNGLYGETMAVYLSVTAGGSAGHSLESLDADVPSIPEEAPQGRANNAASESPNQSGPNILLLVLAPVGAALLIIVTAFAVFKYRQMKRSDLVSVGSYRTNISMSDFESVKDYGASNNACVKETQETRMGGDEFVTTAATPEGAAETKKAKRSSKEDADLAYSAFLLTSGSIVQGSSGGDAAAPDVSPHI; this is translated from the exons ATGATTTCACTGGCGTTCATCCTCCTGCTCGCCTTCCTCTCAGCTGAATCTGCAAGAAGCAGATACCCCCCCAAGTCATCAAGTAG TCCTGTGTTTGGACCACAGCAGGTATATGGTCTGCTCAATGGGTCCGTCACCGTGACGTGCTTCTACCCTCCCACCCGAGTGAACAGACACGACAGGAAGTATTGGTGCAAGGAAACAGTCAGAGGCTGCTTCACTGTAACCTCCACCACTGGCTACACTGCTCCACACTACCAAGGCAGAGCCTCCATCACTGACAACCCACAGGAAGAAAACTTCCAGATCAGCTTCTCCAAGCTTACAATGGAAGACACTGGCACCTACCAGTGTGGTATTGGGGTCAACAACAGAAGGCTCTCCCACAAAGTCAATCTGGATGTTTCTCAAG ATTCACATATACCCGAGGGAGCTGAGCTCTTCTACGTGAAGCTGCACAGCACTTTGACCATGACCTGCAGCTTTGGGAGCGATTATGACAGCGAAAGGAAATTCCTGTGCAAGATGGGTAAAACCGGCTGCATCGACATCATCGATAGCTATGGGAAGGTTGATGAGGATTACACAGGGAGAGCTCTGCTGAGCAACACGCTGGATCCAGGCTCATTCAGCATCATGATCACTCAGATGAGTTGGGAAGACTCTGGATTGTACCTGTGTGGGGTCGGTGTCTATGGGAAGAATGGAGAAACAAAGGAACTGGATGTGCACGTCTATGAGG AAACTAGCGTTCCTCAAGGGAAGCCCACGGTATTTGGAGTAAAAGGAAGTTCAGCAACGTTTGAATGCCGCTATAAACCTCGGGAACACTCCTCAGTGAGTTACTGGTGCAAGTGGAGACAGAACGGGTGTTATCGGATCATAGACAACACCGGGTATGTGTCAGGCTTATATGAAGGAAGAGTCGTCATGTATGACAACCCAGATAACCAGACGATCACCATCATCTTGAACCAGCTGAAAGACAGTGATGAAGGCTATTACTGGTGCATGACAgacgaggaggaggagcagaagtCATCAACAGAGCTGAAGATCGTGGAAG GAGAGCCTGCACTGCAGGGAAAGAAGGACATAGAGGCACAAGAGGGTTCCCAGCTCAACTTAACTTGCTCTTACCCATGCCGGTACTACTCCTACCAGAAGTACTGGTGTAAGtggagcagcaccagctgcaCCCCTCTGCTTGCTTCCGACCAAAGGCAGCCAGGGCCGGGAGTTACGTGTGACACCGATGACAAGACCGTTATCCTGAGCTTTGACTCCGTGGCTAAGTCGGACCAAGGCTGGTACTGGTGTGGTGTGAAGCGCAATGGGCTCTACGGGGAAACCATGGCAGTGTACCTGTCGGTGACTGCAG GAGGCAGTGCTGGCCACAGCCTGGAGTCCCTGGATGCTGACGTCCCCAGCATTCCTGAGGAAGCTCCCCAAGGAAGAGCCAACAACGCTGCCTCTGAAAG CCCTAATCAGAGCGGCCCCAATATACTTCTGTTAGTCCTCGCCCCTGTCGGTGCTGCACTCCTCATCATTGTGACAgcttttgctgtgtttaaaTACAGGCAGATGAAGAGATCTG ACCTGGTGTCCGTTGGGAGCTACAGGACAAACATCAGCATGTCAGACTTCGAGAGCGTGAAGGACTATGGTGCGAGCAACAACGCCTGTGTGAAAGAGACCCAGGAGACTCGCATGGGAGGGGACG AGTTCGTCACCACCGCGGCCACCCCAGAAGGTGCTGCTGAGACAAAGAAGGCAAAAAGG AGCTCCAAGGAGGATGCTGACCTTGCCTACTCCGCGTTCCTCCTCACCTCCGGCAGCATCGTGCAGGGCAGCTCAgggggggatgctgctgccccagatGTGTCCCCCCACATCTGA